The Pomacea canaliculata isolate SZHN2017 linkage group LG14, ASM307304v1, whole genome shotgun sequence genomic sequence CTGTTAAGTTTACAGGAATGCCAGGTTGTTGTTCTGCTGGATGCAATGTAATGCTTAAAATTATCCAAGAATTATAGGAACATTTTGTATTCCAAGTGGTATTTAACAGCATTAATTCTACTATTTTCACACACAAGTTTTCATAAGACAGGCTATACTGATAGGGACTGATCATTTTGTGGTATTTAACAGCATTAATTCTGTTTCCAACCCAGTATTACAACAAACTGAATTATTCAGCTGAACATTTTGGACAAATGTGATTTATCACATTACGTTAATACTTACATTAATGCTTCTGTGATTACTGGCATCTGTGTACACTATCAAAATTACCAACAGCAAAAAAGTTCATGcttaagaaaaagagagagagagagagtgtgtgcgcTTCAGACACTATGACAGATGAACAGGAATGAAGACTATGAGGTAAAGAAGAGAAGTACACTAAATATTAAGAATCATTCACCTGGATCAAACGTGTTACATCAAAACAGTTATTTACTtgatatacaaataaacaagcaaatctTGATCTGATATGTAAGTGTTCGTGCTTTCACTTCAAAACCttaatttaaaagaatgttAGGAAGTGGTAAATACATTAATTAAGCAATTACATTCTGATGTGTAAAGTGCATCAAGAAGTATAagttaatatttacaaaaactaGTATTTTGACAAACCCACCAGtgcagtttctgaaaaaaaccaTATCGACATCTTCACATGTAATTAATTTATAGTCTCTCAAAATTCCCCTGCACTtgtataaaaactaaaatgctGCGGAACccgccccctccccccacccaacAGGTGGCCATAGTCCATGAAAGGCGCCAATTAAGTAGTTAGGTAGGCTAATGATCATTACCTATATCATTTGTCCTTCCACAAAAAAGCTGCCACTAATTACATTGGCTGAACCATAccaaattttatatttgaatgtgaGCAGTTTACTAGGATATGTACaatgttgtcttttttaaattttgaaaagggACACAAAAGTAGCATGACAATAAGTGTAAGCATTCAGttttctcaaacaaaaacagaaaccacCTGTTCTTACAACCAACAGATTGTGCTATGATCAATGCAATTCATTTTAAGTGGTAGAAATTCTTCCTAAAAACTCATCATTTCTTCATGTCATTAACCTCCATGCTAAGGCACTTCAACTGTGCCACATCTCAGCTATTTTTAGGAGCTGAAAAAATAATAGATTTTTAGTCTcgaataaagtatttttaatattgcttCAGAAGTTGAAGGAAAAGGATAAAGCTAATGTTTTCAAattgacaaaaaaacaaattcagtttttcatcttgtaaattaaaaaaaatgcatacttCTAAAAACTGCATATTTTAGAAAGATGCAAATTTTCAGCATACATGACGTAAAAGTGATTTCAAACTGACCAGAATTATGCTACACTTGAATGTTTAAAGAGGTCTTCAAGAGGATAATGAAATTTcaaatgctataaaaatataACTGGCTGATAGATCAGAGAATATTTGGAAAAATATACTGACATTTTAAGCATTATAATATTACACAATGCATAGAAATTtaagtttacaaaagaaatcaCTATACCTGGAATGCATTTTATGAAATGGGTGGACAAAAAATCCACTACTGGGGTGAATACAATTTTTACTAAGTGAACAGATTTAGAAATACACAGCACGTGAAAAAAGTGTTGGataacttaaatattttaagatcaTCTAAGTAAAAAGAAGTTTATGTCATGTGTTATGCCAAAACAATCAACAGGCCTGTACTTTTAGCCTGTTTTGCATCATTTTTCCATGGTAGCTTACTGGTCACCTTTATCCTGCCTGAGTTTTGTTGTCACAACCATGGTTATATATGGACGTTCACTCCCGTCTCTTGATCCTGTTCACTAGTACTGAAGGTCACTGGCTCCTGGGAGTTGCGGAATAATTTGTATGACCATGCCACATGGCGAAGGTAGCCATTTCTCACTCCCCAGCGAAGGATAATGATGGCAATAGAAACACAGATAACGAGCAGGCCCAGAGAGATTCCCACTGGTAAACCAACTGACATGGCGCTGGAGCCAGATACTATACGAAATTTAGATCCTGCTgaagaaattaatattaaacaGATGAGTTTCCCTGCATGAGTCAATAGCATGCATCcgtaaatatgcaaatatatgggtgtgtgtagaaaaaaattaatcagcgCTGATTCGAACAGGACATTATACAGGACActttatacagtttttaaaagcgTATTTccctaaaatttaaaatttacatcacAATTTCTtacaagttattaaaaaaactggtTCATGGCAGCTTTATAGTCTGCTAAaatcaaagcatttaaaatatacagttCACATTCCTATGTTTTAATGCCGAAACATATGCTAGAAGTGGTCATAAGTGGTCTGAAGACAGAATATTTGGCATATTTCTCTTATTCTACTAGCTAGTATGTGgctaaaatgttaattattttatcaaataaattacttttttctttctcaattaCTATTTCTAAATTCACAAACTTAGTTCCTAAAACTACTAAAATTAGCATGATTAtgcaaaaaggaaatataaaaggTTCTCCTACCCTGTGGTCGAAAATAGATATCACGAAAATCAGTGCCATTTGGTTTGGTGATGTTCCCagacaaataatacaaattccCTGATGGCACCATTGTTGCATGAAACTCAAACCCATCAGATCCAAAAAAGTGTTCACTGGACTGATATGAAGCCTCAGTCCTAAATGTTACCCAGACATCGTCAATAGAAGTGGctgccaaaacaaaaataattaaaaatgaagtatatatatgtatacattctCTGCTATCTGTGCTATGAAAACTAAAAGCAGTGGTGGGAAGTTCCTTGTTTAAGAAAGTATGTGGTGTATAATTTGTCTTGCCTTgtttcaatatttcaaaaattcCTCATCATCCATGCATACACAGTCTCTTCCTCCCCCCTGCCCCCTCACAACTCTCTCTGTCTTACTGCTAAACAACTACTCAGTATTTTAATCAGTGAGTTAAGTGAAGATCATACCTAACATATCAAAATGAGTACTATTAGCCTTAAATGTAAGTGATGCACCACGATTCCTGTCAGGCTGAACAGAAAGAATCTTTAAACTGCATGCGTAGCTTCTTTCCCTGTATAAGTAGTTGCCGTTCCAATCTGTATAATTAATTAACTGCATCTTCCACAATGGTAGTGACTGCTGTCCGCCTGTatataaacagtaaataatttcttttacacATCACATAATTCTAAATATCACCATAATAATTACTCACTTATTCAACACCCTACATCATCTGATGTCATGAGCTTCTGCACATAAGCTGatccaaaaacaaatttactttttacctttaaaaGTGAAATAGGCCATGTTGATATAGTTgtgacataataaataaaagctcagTAGATATTATTGAGACATTAAGTGAAAATTCAATTACTCCCAATTATTCTTAGTAGCACTCCCAATTATTCTTCATTACAccaaaagaataattaaaatactgcaaatattaacacacaaaaaataagaaacttgCATATGCATGTCACAAGCAGCAATAGTCCTGCCATGTTTGTGGTGCTGGATAAAGGGAAGTGCCATCCACCTGACTTAGCTTCCATCTTCCCAGTGTTGCAGGCAACTACAGAGTACTCAGTTTTGCTTTGTAACAGAACACATACTGATCCGGTAAATGTGAACTTTCGTATTTTGTGATCcagatttctaaaaataacagCACATAAAAATCACAAGTTTTATGAGCATTGCCTAAAATATTATGACTCAGGGTTTAAATATTACTACTTAAGCCAAATACATGTACACTCAAATAACATATACAGTACCACAACTTTAGCATCCAATGAATCAATGTAAATTCATAGTTCTTTcctattattatatgtatatatcatgttATGCGAGTAGAAAGGATCAGGCTGCATCAGACAATGTACatgtctgatttatttttcactggCTACTCCTATTTTTCATCTAACAAGACTGTTTCTGCCACAGTGTCATCTGTTGGCTGACATTTAAGTCTCTAGTATAGTTGAGTGACAGGTAGTTTTGGGTGTGCTGTGCACTGAAATCACCTCCAGATGGGAAAATGGGCTTACAAATTCAGTTCCTATTATCTACACCTGTCACTTTTAAAAACTCTCCATAATATTCCAAAATGCATAACATAAATctgttttacagttttgatggatattaatatatgtatgtgaAACTCTGATCCAGAATATTAAAGTGACATTATAAGAGGACATTGCCGGCGTAGCCAAGAGAATTATAGCCAGGTCCTACATGAGAAAGTATCACACAGTTCAGACAGCTGTTTGCTTTCCCTATTGTCTCATACAAACTCCTCCAAAAATCATACTTTAATTAAATTTAGTTAATGTCTTAAGATGATCAATTTAACTGTTTTTGCTGGATAATTATACATggttttattaatttcattatCATTTGTTAGGATTTCACTGCATGGCTAAACCGAGTCTGCCACAAAGGTAACCTGCCATGCTTGACTTTTAATTTTAGGAGTAGAAATTACCTTAGGATGTAAAACGCACTTTTCTACACCGTTTTGAGATGGCTAGTCACACTTTCGCAAACCTGTGCAGGCTGCTTGGTGTTTATGGTTACACGCAGAGTGAAGCAGCCATGCAGACTGAGCAAGTCGTCATTTCTCAGCCTAACCTCCTTTAATTGTAAACTTGATTTTATCGAATATCAACGTATCCGTAATGCATATAAATTACGTTAGGTGAAAATTGTATGGTGCATGGTAGTCCAAATagtttttgcaaatatttctttacagCCGTTGGCTTCGTCCACTGTGaacgtgcttttttttttctttttttttaaaataataaacgcTCCGCCCGACCGTCTGAGAATCAAGCGATATCGGGACTTAAAAAATATCAGACTAAAACCAAAGTCAGCGCTCAAGCGATAAAAACGATAAATGAAACGTTCAGAACACAATTATAGGGACTGGTCGTCCTCATCGGCTTAAAATTTTGCTTAATGAGTTAATCACTTCCTCTCGTCTTATCAATGGTTGACGGGACGCCgatcgagccagcaactataggCCATCACGAACTTaattgtattactggactgctgccagctcgagttttcttttttacagttagctactaaaacgaggcaggtgttaCAAAGGCTCCGGTTAAgtcacattaataataataaatgcaaaattgttAAAGCGCATACTCAACACTCCTAAGATCGAGTAAGAAtgaaatatggacagcatacgagggacaggaaaacaaataacatatgagcaataaaa encodes the following:
- the LOC112555283 gene encoding uncharacterized protein LOC112555283 isoform X2, which translates into the protein MEAKSGGWHFPLSSTTNMAGLLLLVTCICGQQSLPLWKMQLINYTDWNGNYLYRERSYACSLKILSVQPDRNRGASLTFKANSTHFDMLATSIDDVWVTFRTEASYQSSEHFFGSDGFEFHATMVPSGNLYYLSGNITKPNGTDFRDIYFRPQGSKFRIVSGSSAMSVGLPVGISLGLLVICVSIAIIILRWGVRNGYLRHVAWSYKLFRNSQEPVTFSTSEQDQETGVNVHI
- the LOC112555283 gene encoding uncharacterized protein LOC112555283 isoform X1, which translates into the protein MEAKSGGWHFPLSSTTNMAGLLLLVTCICGQQSLPLWKMQLINYTDWNGNYLYRERSYACSLKILSVQPDRNRGASLTFKANSTHFDMLATSIDDVWVTFRTEASYQSSEHFFGSDGFEFHATMVPSGNLYYLSGNITKPNGTDFRDIYFRPQAGSKFRIVSGSSAMSVGLPVGISLGLLVICVSIAIIILRWGVRNGYLRHVAWSYKLFRNSQEPVTFSTSEQDQETGVNVHI